In the genome of Quercus robur chromosome 3, dhQueRobu3.1, whole genome shotgun sequence, one region contains:
- the LOC126720069 gene encoding trans-resveratrol di-O-methyltransferase-like, whose product MDLIHGEGVSELFQGQCHLFNHIFSYIDSMSLKCAIQLGIPDIIHNHGQPITLPELVSKLHIHPNKTSCVHRLMRLLVRSGFFTKTIVHENQEKEKEEEAYTLTPSSRLVLKDNGPSFSTYVLAMLDPVTLSPWQFLGDWFQGSELTPFKKTHGKGFWDHCNQSPEFNDYFNEGMASDSQMMNLVIKDYKPIFEGLGSLVDVGGGTGTMARIISETFPHMKCTVLDLPHVVANLPDSKNLKYVGGDMFQYIPPADAILFKFILHNWSDEECVNVLKNCKEAIMGKGKEGKVIIMDIMINEEKDDHDVTTTKLLLDAVVMVLLTGKERNQKEWEKLFLEAGFCHYKIVSSFGMKSLIEVYP is encoded by the exons ATGGATCTCATTCATGGTGAGGGAGTGAGTGAGTTATTTCAGGGTCAGTGTCATTTGTTCAACCACATTTTTAGCTACATAGATTCCATGTCACTAAAATGTGCAATTCAGCTAGGCATTCCTGACATAATCCACAACCATGGCCAACCCATTACTCTCCCAGAGCTAGTCTCTAAGCTTCATATTCATCCCAACAAAACTAGCTGTGTGCACAGGCTTATGCGACTGTTGGTGCGATCTGGCTTCTTCACTAAAACAATAGTTCATgaaaaccaagaaaaagaaaaagaagaagaagcctaTACTCTCACACCTTCTTCTAGGCTCGTCCTCAAGGATAATGGCCCTAGCTTCTCAACATATGTTCTGGCAATGCTTGATCCTGTTACTTTAAGCCCATGGCAGTTCCTGGGAGATTGGTTTCAGGGGAGTGAGCTCACACCCTTTAAGAAAACACATGGGAAGGGTTTCTGGGACCATTGCAACCAAAGCCCAGAATTCAATGACTATTTCAATGAAGGAATGGCCAGTGATTCCCAAATGATGAACTTGGTTATTAAGGACTACAAGCCCATTTTTGAGGGTTTAGGTTCATTGGTTGATGTTGGAGGTGGTACTGGGACAATGGCAAGGATTATTTCTGAGACATTTCCTCACATGAAATGCACTGTGCTTGACCTCCCACATGTTGTTGCAAACTTGCCAGATAGTAAAAATCTGAAATATGTTGGTGGCGATATGTTTCAGTATATCCCTCCTGCAGATGCTATTCTATTCAAG TTTATTTTACATAATTGGAGCGATGAGGAATGTGTCAACGTACTGAAAAATTGCAAAGAGGCTATCATGGGCAAAGGTAAGGAAGGAAAGGTAATTATCATGGACATCATGATAAATGAGGAGAAGGATGATCATGATGTTACCACAACAAAGCTCCTCCTTGATGCAGTAGTGATGGTTTTGCTCACTGGAAAAGAGAGAAACCAGAAAGAATGGGAGAAGCTGTTCTTGGAGGCTGGCTTTTGCCACTACAAAATTGTGTCATCATTTGGCATGAAGTCCCTCATTGAGGTTTATCCTTAA